GCCTGTTAGACCTGCATCTTCAAAGGCTTTATCAAAACGGCTTACCATAGAGTTAACGGCAAAGCTGTTGAATGCGCCATCAAACTCAGCAGCAGGAACACCTTCATCGATGAAGATTTGGCGCACTTCTTCTTCATTGCGTGGTGGTTTGTTTAGTGTGTGAATGCGGTTAAAGAACACTGGCACCATTTTATCTTGTACACCCAGTACCACAGACGTTGCGAACGCTTTGCTCATCACTTTGCCCATTGGGCCACCCATGAAAGACACATGCATTTTTTGTAGCTTAGCATTTTCAGGTAGCTTTGTTTTTAGCTGCTTGATCATTGGCTCAAATTGGTAACAGTGTGGGCAGTACAATGAGAAGAACTCGGTCACAATAGGGGTTTCAGACTTAGGTTGATCGAGAACTTGGTAGTAATCGCCTTCTGTGAATTTTGCAGCATGTACAGAAAACGACAGTAATGCAGCGCTGGCTAACGTAAGTAACTTCTTGAACATTGGTATGACTCCCTGATTGTCCTTGTCATGGCTATAGATATAACCTGAGTTTTTATATTAATGATTGTTGTTATTACCACTGAGGCATAAGTTGCAATGGTGCTTCATTCAGTGATGCAATTTGTTCTTTAAATGCAAGTACTTGCCCTTCCCAATATTTTGCATCAGCAAACCATGGGAATGCACGTGGAAACGCAGGATCTTGCCAGCGTTTTGCTAACCATGCCATATAATGCACCATTCTAAGACCGCGTAAAGGCTCAATTAGTTGCAATTGGCGCTGATCAAACTCTGCAAATTCACCATACGCTTCCAATAAGGTATCAAGCTGGGCTAATTGATCGGCACGCTCACCGTTAAGTAGCATCCATAGATCTTGGATCGCCGGACCATTACGGGCATCGTCAAGATCGACAAACATTGGCCCATCACGCCAGAGAATATTTCCCGGATGACAATCACCATGAAGACGAATAGCTTGCCAATCCGTTGACCAATATTGCTCAAGAACACTAATTAACGTATCAAGATCAGCGAAGAATGTGGCTTTTAGGTGATCGGGAATAAACGGGCTATTCGCCAATAATTGACGTGGCTGATAAACGTACTCTTCCAATCCCATGGTTGGACGATGTTGGAACGCTTGGCGTTGCCCGACTTGGTGAATGCGACCTAAATAGCGACCTACCCACTCAAGCTGATCGAAATTATCAACTTCAAATTGGCGTCCACCGACACTTGGAAATAGTGCAAAACGGTGACCATTGAAGTTATGTAGCGTTTGTCCATTGATCGCAATTGGTGCAGCTACAGGAATGTCGGCTTCCACTAACTCTTGGGTAAATTGATGCTCTTCGGCAATTTGCTCATCGCTCCAACGTCCAGAGCGATAGAATTTGGTGACGTAACGCGCCCCATCTTCCGCTTTAAATTGGTAAACCCTATTTTCATAGCTGTTAAGTGCAAGTAATCCAGATTCCGCGCGAACCTCAATACCATCTAATGCATCAAGTAGTAACTCGGGAGTGAGATCTGAAAAACAAAAATCGTTTTTTTCCATGGAGCAGCCCTAAAGACAGAGAGTAAGCCGCTAGTGTACCT
The sequence above is a segment of the Photobacterium leiognathi genome. Coding sequences within it:
- a CDS encoding thiol:disulfide interchange protein DsbA/DsbL, which encodes MFKKLLTLASAALLSFSVHAAKFTEGDYYQVLDQPKSETPIVTEFFSLYCPHCYQFEPMIKQLKTKLPENAKLQKMHVSFMGGPMGKVMSKAFATSVVLGVQDKMVPVFFNRIHTLNKPPRNEEEVRQIFIDEGVPAAEFDGAFNSFAVNSMVSRFDKAFEDAGLTGVPAVIVNNKYLVKTGKIKSADEYFELVNYLLKK
- a CDS encoding serine/threonine protein kinase — its product is MEKNDFCFSDLTPELLLDALDGIEVRAESGLLALNSYENRVYQFKAEDGARYVTKFYRSGRWSDEQIAEEHQFTQELVEADIPVAAPIAINGQTLHNFNGHRFALFPSVGGRQFEVDNFDQLEWVGRYLGRIHQVGQRQAFQHRPTMGLEEYVYQPRQLLANSPFIPDHLKATFFADLDTLISVLEQYWSTDWQAIRLHGDCHPGNILWRDGPMFVDLDDARNGPAIQDLWMLLNGERADQLAQLDTLLEAYGEFAEFDQRQLQLIEPLRGLRMVHYMAWLAKRWQDPAFPRAFPWFADAKYWEGQVLAFKEQIASLNEAPLQLMPQW